From Pirellulales bacterium:
GGGGCCGCTTTACGGACGGCGCGTTACAAACTGCTGCATTTGCTGGCCAATTGCTTTACCAATACCTAAATTGCGACTGAGCGACAACTCCGATTCTGGGCCAGCGCGGCCGGAAATACGGAGTTAAAGTTTTCGCGGATGGTACATCTTCTCGCCAGGCGAGAAGTTTTGCTAGGCCAATGTACGTGGTCAGAACGCCACATTCCAGCGCGGTGCTAAACTAACACAGGGACGCTACTCGACCGCCTTGTCGAACAAAGCGCAGGTTTTTCCGGTCCTGCCGACCGCGGCTGGGGGCAATTATGGAACTTGTCCCGCGTCGGCTTCCTGTGGCACAGCTGTAATCTAAGTTTGGTTAGCCGTTTGTTAATTGCTTTCGGGACATCCCACAGACCAACAACGTCCAAAGCAATCTTGCAGGGGCAACAAACGAAGGAATATATCGCCGATGGGCTTTTTGAAACGCGTTTTTCGAAATGTATTTCGCGATGGCACGCCGCCGCATGCCGGCAGCTGCTTCGAGCGTCTTTCCGAGGAGCAGCTGGAGGCGCATCTCAAAGTTTGCCGCTACGGCAATTTTGAGCTGACCGAAGCCGTGCGTCCGTCGTTTGATTTGCAAGTTATTCCCAGCCAAGGCTACCGCCATGATTGCTTTGCCGACGAGGAAAGCCGAGTCCGCGTGCCTGTGCTCATGGCCGCTGCCACGAAGGAAGATTTGTTCGAAATATTTCTCGACATGCTTGATCCACTGGGCATGGAAGTTGATGTGGTGCTGGAAACCAGCCACAGCGCGGATAACAAGGGACATGTCGACTTGTACCGCGAGCACATCGATCTGCCTGTGCTTAAAAGCACATTATACGATTACGAAGAATTGCTCCTCAATGACGGCTGCACTGGCATTGCGGTCTTGAATCCAAATGTACCGTTGGAAGTACAGTTCGACGAACACAAACTGCTAATTGCATACGGGCAAGACCTCGGACCGTTTGAAGAAGTGCTGCGTCACCGCGGCGTACTCTGCAACGACCAAATGAAATTCATTACCGAGGCCGAGCACGTTCATTCTTCCAGCGAACAGTATCAAAGCCTGTTCGAGGAATTGAAAACCCGCCTGGGCATGGACTCGATGTTCGACTGATGAGGCATCAGCAAAATTAGCTCCCTTTGAAACAAGGCAGAGCGATGGTGCTGACTTCTATTTGTTATCGTCGGCATCGATTTCGTACACCTTGCCGTTCAGTTCCAGCGTTATTGGCTGATCGAGCGTCAGATATTTGCCGACATCATGCCCGTGCTGATCGACAAGCTGGAAGTATTCCGGGCTGAACCGTTTAATTTTTACGATGGTTTTTTCCAACTCAGGTGTTACGGCCGAATCAATCCAGCGGTCGCCGCGGCGGAAAAATGTTTTGCGGCCGATCTGGCACACATTCTGAACAACTTTATCCGCATCATTTTTGCTATCGGACACGACGGCGTAAAACTTTTCGGTTTCTAGCGCCGAAGTGGCACCGGTCACGCCGGGAGCAGCGGTGATTGTGCCGTTCGAATTGCCAAACCGGCCCCCATCCGTGCCGCGGTTCGCCGCACCTGCACCGCCACCGTAACCTAACCCCATGGGTGTTGCTGCGGCAGGCTGATTTACGGCTTGCAGCGCATGCTTGGCCACGCGCTGTTCCACGCCTTGTTCGCCATCTGCATAGCGATCGAGCTCTTTCAATCGTTCGTTCGCCGCGCGGGTGCCGAAGGCCAAATCGCGCCGTTTACTTTCATCAGCCAGAAACGAAGTATACGGTGTAATAATGCCATGCTTGAGTGACAGCGATACCAACTCTTTCACCAACTCATCGTTGCGACCTTTCAGATCGATCTCGTCCAAAATTTCTCCTACGCGCCGCACGGCCCACAGTTTTTCGATGAAGGCTTGCGATTCGTCGCCGCTGTGTTCGACCAGGCTGGCGGGAAAATAGAATTTTTGCTCCTGCTTGTCCCCGTCTGCCACTTGCCCGGTAATCGTGATTTTGGCCGCGCCCGATTTTTTGTAGCGGCCCACCAACACCAACTGCTCGCCGACGAACAAATCGAATACCTCCTTCGGATAGACGCGGTTCACCACGGCCCCTTCCTCCGGTTTGGCGCCTTCCACGTCGACGTTCAGCTTCACGCCCGTCATCACCGGCGAGCCAATTCGGCCATACAGCGCCGCCACGGCCGTTTCAATGTTTTCGTTCGGCCGCACGTATTCGGTCAGGCCGAAATTCTCGCGGGCCAGTTTGTCCAGCAGCCGGCTGTTCACATCGTAGCCGACGCCAAAATCAAAAATGCGGGCGTGCACTGTGTTGTTCGACTTCGCGTTGGAAATAATTTTGCTTTCGTTGGTTTCGCCCACCGTGGGAATCCCGTCAGTCAGAAAGATGACGAAGTTCGGCCGGTTGGCGTCGTGCAATTGTGATAGCGCCGTGCCCAGCGCGCCGTTAATGTTGGTGCTGCCTCCGGCGTAAATGCCTTCGATAAAGCCAAGGGCCGCCTTGCGGCTGTTGTCATCGAACTTTTGCAATTCCGGTCGCCAACTTTCCACGTTGCTGTCGTAAGCGATGAGGTTGAGCAAATCGCCCTCGTGCAAATGGTTGATGACAAACTTGGCGGCGGCTTTGGCTTGCTCGATTTTTTCTCCGCTCATGCTTCCCGAGCGATCAATCGCCAGCACGACAGTTTTTTTGGTCGCCGCGGCATCGTCCGCTTTAATTTGCGGACTAGCCAGCAGTAGGAAATAGCCATCTTCATTGGCGTCGGGCTTGTAGCTGATCACGCGCGCATCGACCAGTCCTTTGCCCACATCGTAAAACAACCGGAAGTCGTCGGTCGGCACAATGTTTTTGGCAGCGTAACTGATGACAGCATGTTTGACGTCAGGACGTTTAATATCGACGGCATGACTGGGGCTGTATATGTTTTTGATTTCGGCATCGCTTTCAATGGCGGCCTGAAATTTAACCTCCTCCACCGGCTGCGAGGTGTATTTGGCCGTGGACAGCGGGAACACAAAATCGGTCAGTCCATCCCACTGCCGGCATAATTGCGAGTAGTGCAGCGTCACCTTGCGCTCGCCGCCGGGCGGCACCGGAAAGACGCTGGTTTTGAATAGGCCCGTGCCCATCCATTCCAACAGCGCGGGATCTTGGTTTTTGCGGACAATGTCTTCATACATCCGCCGGGCGTCGCTGGAATCCAGCAGCTTTGCCGGG
This genomic window contains:
- a CDS encoding VIT and VWA domain-containing protein, producing the protein LGTLLVPAIAPAQGVLININEGDHVVLPRPPIIIARPWPRPQPEQSSYKIKQLEVDVKLDGQMAHVQATQSFVNTGSRPMEVCFVFPLPYDGAVDQLTLLIDGKECPAKLLDSSDARRMYEDIVRKNQDPALLEWMGTGLFKTSVFPVPPGGERKVTLHYSQLCRQWDGLTDFVFPLSTAKYTSQPVEEVKFQAAIESDAEIKNIYSPSHAVDIKRPDVKHAVISYAAKNIVPTDDFRLFYDVGKGLVDARVISYKPDANEDGYFLLLASPQIKADDAAATKKTVVLAIDRSGSMSGEKIEQAKAAAKFVINHLHEGDLLNLIAYDSNVESWRPELQKFDDNSRKAALGFIEGIYAGGSTNINGALGTALSQLHDANRPNFVIFLTDGIPTVGETNESKIISNAKSNNTVHARIFDFGVGYDVNSRLLDKLARENFGLTEYVRPNENIETAVAALYGRIGSPVMTGVKLNVDVEGAKPEEGAVVNRVYPKEVFDLFVGEQLVLVGRYKKSGAAKITITGQVADGDKQEQKFYFPASLVEHSGDESQAFIEKLWAVRRVGEILDEIDLKGRNDELVKELVSLSLKHGIITPYTSFLADESKRRDLAFGTRAANERLKELDRYADGEQGVEQRVAKHALQAVNQPAAATPMGLGYGGGAGAANRGTDGGRFGNSNGTITAAPGVTGATSALETEKFYAVVSDSKNDADKVVQNVCQIGRKTFFRRGDRWIDSAVTPELEKTIVKIKRFSPEYFQLVDQHGHDVGKYLTLDQPITLELNGKVYEIDADDNK